A single genomic interval of Lathyrus oleraceus cultivar Zhongwan6 chromosome 7, CAAS_Psat_ZW6_1.0, whole genome shotgun sequence harbors:
- the LOC127108101 gene encoding uncharacterized protein LOC127108101, which yields MGLCTWFQHKFTDPVLLVLRGGAEPKQLSFSAALGITLGVFPICGVTVLLCGIAITLLGSFVNAPILLLANFIATPIELSLIIPFLRLGEFITRSPHFTLSSDVLKKVLTGQASKQVLLSIANALLGWLAASPLILASLYISLLPCFKFLIRKLSSPPSSPRMPLQPLSDVGFKARDV from the exons ATGGGTTTGTGTACATGGTTCCAACACAAATTCACCGATCCTGTTCTCTTGGTTCTCCGAGG TGGTGCTGAGCCGAAGCAGTTGTCTTTCTCTGCTGCTCTTGGGATTACACTTGGAGTGTTTCCTATTTGTG GTGTCACTGTGCTTCTCTGCGGTATTGCTATAACGTTACTTGGATCGTTTGTTAACGCTCCCATTCTATTGCTTGCAAACTTCATTGCTACTCCCATTGAGTTGAG TTTGATTATACCGTTTCTGCGTCTCGGCGAATTTATCACCCGTTCGCCTCATTTCACTCTATCATCCGATGTTTTAAAGAAAGTTCTTACCGGTCAAGCTTCAAAGCAGGTCCTACTAAGCATTGCCAATGCG TTATTAGGGTGGCTAGCTGCATCGCCTTTAATTTTGGCAAGTCTTTACATATCACTGCTACCGTGCTTTAAATTTCTAATTCGAAAACTCAGCAGTCCTCCTTCGAGTCCAAGGATGCCGCTCCAACCATTGTCAGATGTCGGGTTTAAGGCAAGGGACGTTTGA